A single region of the Arthrobacter sp. zg-Y820 genome encodes:
- the ligD gene encoding non-homologous end-joining DNA ligase — MAGKATTLTVPGPHGEREMRISSPDRILWPEMGLTKLDLARYVAEVGNAFIAANGDRPVSLQRFPDGVDGEQFFSKNPPKGAPDFIRAVTVTYPSARAHPQLVLDEPAAVVWAVQMNTVVFHPWPSRAEDTDNPDQLRIDLDPQPGTGFDDAVPAAVELRKVLAEAGLEAFIKTSGNRGLHVYAPISPAHEFLDVRHAVIAAARELERRMPDQVTTAWWKEERGEKVFVDFNQANRDRTIAGAYSPRALPHAPVSTPLGWDELEAADPRDFTIRTVPERLRTVGDPWADMGASPGSIEVLLEWWQRDLDNGLGEMPFPPDYPKMPGEPMRVQPSRARKTE; from the coding sequence ATGGCCGGCAAAGCAACCACCCTCACTGTCCCTGGTCCGCACGGCGAGCGGGAAATGCGCATTTCCAGTCCGGACCGCATCCTCTGGCCCGAAATGGGGCTGACCAAGCTCGATCTGGCCCGCTATGTGGCCGAGGTGGGCAATGCGTTCATCGCAGCAAACGGCGACCGCCCGGTCTCGCTGCAACGGTTTCCGGACGGCGTCGACGGCGAACAGTTCTTCTCGAAGAACCCGCCCAAGGGCGCCCCGGACTTCATCCGGGCCGTTACCGTCACCTATCCCAGCGCCCGCGCCCATCCGCAGCTCGTCCTCGACGAGCCCGCCGCCGTGGTCTGGGCGGTGCAGATGAACACCGTGGTCTTCCACCCCTGGCCGTCCCGGGCGGAGGACACCGACAACCCGGACCAGCTGCGCATAGACCTGGATCCGCAGCCCGGCACCGGGTTCGACGACGCCGTCCCCGCCGCCGTCGAACTGCGCAAGGTCCTGGCGGAGGCCGGTTTGGAGGCGTTCATCAAGACCTCGGGCAACCGCGGCCTGCACGTCTACGCACCGATCAGCCCGGCCCACGAGTTCCTCGACGTCCGGCACGCGGTGATCGCCGCCGCCCGGGAACTGGAGCGCCGAATGCCGGACCAGGTGACCACCGCCTGGTGGAAGGAGGAGCGCGGGGAAAAGGTCTTCGTGGACTTCAACCAGGCCAACCGGGACCGCACCATCGCCGGCGCCTACAGCCCGCGGGCGCTGCCGCACGCACCGGTGTCCACCCCGCTGGGCTGGGACGAACTGGAAGCTGCCGATCCGCGGGACTTCACCATCCGCACCGTTCCGGAGCGGCTGCGCACGGTGGGGGACCCGTGGGCGGACATGGGTGCCAGCCCGGGCAGCATCGAGGTGCTGCTGGAATGGTGGCAGCGGGACCTGGACAACGGGCTGGGCGAGATGCCGTTTCCGCCGGATTATCCCAAGATGCCCGGCGAACCGATGCGGGTCCAGCCCAGCAGGGCCCGGAAAACGGAGTAG
- a CDS encoding alpha-glucosidase — protein sequence MRNPYQPAWWTNAVVYQIYTRSFADSSGDGVGDLTGIINRLDYLRELGVDVLWLSPIHESPQYDNGYDISNYRRIDELYGTEEEFDRMLAEVHRRGMKLIMDLVVNHTSDQHSAFKVSSSSRSNESRDSYFWRDPRRGFSPDEPGAEPNNWGSIFGGSAWTYHPGTEQYYLHLFSPHQPDLNWESTRVRRRVYDMMNWWLDRGIDGFRMDAINFISKRPSLPDSPVGAGGMYANGAPSYVSGPRVHEFLQEMMRAVFNYRDTDYLVVGETDGVTVDEAVLFTDALRGELDMVFQFEHMRLDRGPGGKWDPLPMRLQDLKTIWNRWQRSLSDRGWNSLYLGNHDQPRAVSRFGDDTEYRYESATLWATLQHLQRGTPYIYQGEEIGMTNAGFTSLEQYRDLETLAYYDFALTRGVSRDHILATLNRVSRDNARTPMQWDDGPNAGFTTGTPWIDVNANYRTVNAAADRAAENSVFRYYQRLIALRHASQVVSLGDFELMDPSDPVLFAFRRRLGNEELAVMCNVSGGLLTVPTYLNRHQLVLGNYSEPGDPDVLRPWETRVHSLSSA from the coding sequence ATGAGGAATCCCTATCAGCCGGCGTGGTGGACCAACGCCGTGGTGTATCAGATCTACACCCGGAGCTTCGCCGACAGCTCAGGCGACGGTGTGGGTGATCTCACCGGCATCATAAACCGCTTGGACTATCTCAGGGAGCTGGGGGTGGACGTCCTTTGGCTCTCGCCCATCCATGAGTCCCCCCAGTACGACAACGGCTACGACATCAGCAACTACCGGCGGATCGACGAGTTGTACGGTACCGAGGAGGAGTTCGACAGGATGCTGGCCGAAGTGCACCGGCGCGGCATGAAGCTGATCATGGACCTTGTGGTGAACCACACCTCCGATCAGCACTCGGCCTTCAAGGTCTCTTCGTCCTCGCGCAGCAACGAGTCGCGGGACTCCTATTTTTGGCGTGATCCCCGGCGCGGGTTCTCACCCGATGAACCAGGTGCCGAGCCCAACAACTGGGGCTCGATTTTCGGCGGGAGCGCGTGGACCTACCATCCGGGAACCGAACAGTACTATCTGCACCTGTTCAGCCCCCACCAGCCGGACCTGAACTGGGAAAGCACACGCGTGCGCCGGCGGGTCTACGACATGATGAACTGGTGGCTGGACCGCGGCATTGACGGGTTCCGCATGGACGCGATCAACTTCATCTCCAAGCGGCCCTCCCTGCCTGACAGTCCGGTGGGTGCCGGAGGGATGTACGCCAACGGCGCCCCCTCCTATGTTTCCGGCCCCCGGGTGCATGAGTTTCTGCAGGAAATGATGCGGGCGGTCTTCAATTACCGGGACACGGATTACCTGGTGGTCGGGGAAACCGACGGTGTCACCGTGGATGAGGCTGTGCTCTTCACCGATGCGCTGCGCGGCGAACTGGACATGGTCTTCCAATTCGAGCACATGCGCCTGGACCGCGGACCCGGCGGCAAGTGGGATCCGCTGCCCATGCGGCTGCAGGACCTGAAAACCATCTGGAACCGGTGGCAGCGCTCGCTGTCGGACCGGGGATGGAACAGCCTGTACCTGGGCAACCATGACCAACCCCGGGCGGTCTCCCGTTTCGGCGATGACACCGAGTACCGCTACGAATCAGCCACCCTGTGGGCAACACTGCAGCATCTGCAGCGCGGCACGCCCTATATCTACCAGGGCGAGGAGATCGGGATGACCAACGCCGGGTTCACTTCCCTGGAGCAGTACCGCGACCTGGAGACACTGGCCTACTACGATTTCGCGCTCACCCGCGGCGTGAGCCGTGACCACATCCTGGCCACCCTGAACCGGGTCAGCCGGGACAATGCCCGCACACCCATGCAGTGGGATGACGGGCCGAACGCCGGCTTCACCACCGGCACGCCCTGGATCGATGTCAATGCCAACTACCGGACCGTCAACGCCGCGGCGGACCGGGCAGCGGAAAACTCGGTGTTCCGCTATTACCAGCGGCTCATTGCCCTGCGCCACGCTTCTCAAGTGGTCTCGCTGGGCGACTTCGAGCTGATGGATCCCAGCGATCCGGTGCTCTTTGCCTTTCGGCGCCGGCTGGGAAATGAGGAATTGGCAGTGATGTGCAATGTCTCCGGTGGACTCTTGACGGTGCCGACCTACCTGAACCGGCATCAGCTGGTGCTCGGCAACTACTCGGAGCCGGGTGATCCGGACGTGCTGCGGCCCTGGGAAACGCGGGTCCACAGCCTGTCCTCCGCCTGA
- a CDS encoding MFS transporter — protein sequence MTRGGQKLWTTGFILAIITNFFVFLVFYLLMTTMALYAVEQFSVSDSSAGFASGSFVVGALVARIFSGKFLDFIGRRKLLLGGLALFTAAALLYPLADSFAGLLAIRLVHGAAFGAASTSISASVMGLIPVHRRGEGTGYFGISTTLATAVGPFLAVLIVDSMTYDFLFLASAACAALALIVALMLKLPERTPTPAERARKWRLRFTDILDPAALPIASIMFVAGASYAGILTFINSYAKSENLVAAASAFFLVYAAVVLVSRLFMGRLQDTYGDNAVIYPTLVSFAVGLALVAWAPNAFVLAAAGVFVGIGFGALVPTGQAIAVTMAPPHRIGLATSTYFIMMDAGVGLGPLVLGALIPVTGFHGMYWLLAGCIVATTVLYHFVHGHKRYRRGAEPATGTPA from the coding sequence GTGACGCGCGGCGGTCAGAAACTATGGACCACGGGGTTTATCCTCGCAATTATCACCAATTTCTTCGTGTTCCTGGTGTTCTATCTGCTGATGACCACCATGGCGCTGTACGCCGTGGAACAGTTCTCCGTCTCGGACAGCTCCGCGGGTTTCGCCTCCGGATCCTTCGTCGTCGGCGCGTTGGTGGCCCGGATTTTCAGCGGCAAATTCCTGGACTTCATCGGGCGGCGGAAGCTGCTGCTCGGCGGCCTTGCTCTCTTCACCGCCGCGGCGCTGCTGTACCCCCTGGCCGACAGTTTTGCCGGACTGCTGGCCATCCGTCTGGTGCACGGCGCGGCGTTTGGTGCGGCCAGCACCTCGATTTCCGCGTCCGTCATGGGGCTCATTCCGGTTCACCGCCGCGGCGAGGGCACCGGCTACTTCGGCATCTCCACCACGCTGGCCACCGCCGTCGGGCCCTTCCTCGCCGTGCTGATCGTGGACAGCATGACGTATGACTTCCTCTTCCTGGCCAGCGCTGCGTGCGCCGCCCTGGCGCTGATCGTCGCCCTGATGCTGAAGCTCCCCGAGCGCACGCCGACCCCGGCGGAACGGGCCCGCAAATGGCGGCTGCGGTTTACCGACATCCTGGATCCGGCGGCTCTGCCCATTGCCTCCATCATGTTTGTCGCCGGTGCGTCCTACGCCGGCATCCTGACCTTCATCAACTCCTACGCGAAGTCGGAGAACCTGGTGGCGGCCGCCAGCGCGTTTTTCCTGGTGTATGCCGCCGTCGTGCTGGTATCGCGCCTCTTCATGGGCCGGCTGCAGGACACCTATGGTGACAACGCAGTCATCTATCCCACATTGGTGTCCTTCGCCGTCGGACTGGCCCTGGTGGCCTGGGCGCCCAACGCCTTTGTGCTCGCCGCCGCCGGTGTGTTTGTCGGCATCGGCTTCGGTGCCCTGGTCCCCACCGGCCAGGCCATCGCCGTGACCATGGCGCCGCCGCACCGCATTGGCCTGGCCACCTCCACGTACTTCATCATGATGGACGCGGGGGTGGGCCTGGGTCCGCTGGTCCTGGGCGCGCTGATCCCCGTAACCGGCTTCCACGGCATGTACTGGCTGCTGGCCGGCTGCATCGTGGCCACCACGGTGCTCTACCACTTTGTCCACGGGCACAAGCGCTACCGCCGCGGCGCCGAGCCTGCAACGGGCACTCCCGCCTGA
- a CDS encoding aldose-1-epimerase, with the protein MNNPLTTPNGQIIVLEAGQYSAGIATVGAGIQSLRFGERDLVLPFDPDLVPHAYAGKTLAPWPNRIDSGTYSFRGVEYSVPVNEASTATALHGLVVWADWTVAARSANAVVLEHTLHGQPGYPHQLLLRAEFTLNAETGLTLVVEARNAGRTAAPYGVSSHPYLTVDGAPVDDCEVAFTASHVLMTDDRLLPLELKETAGTEFDFAHPRTLGTMSLDHAFTGLPALWHVTLRNPATGAASVLTSAGGTGGSGWLQVYSGEELGRRGMAVEPMTCPPDAFNTGTDLVILEPGDRHSFSYSISAG; encoded by the coding sequence ATGAACAATCCACTAACCACCCCCAACGGGCAGATCATTGTGCTCGAAGCGGGGCAGTACTCGGCGGGCATCGCGACGGTGGGGGCCGGAATCCAGAGCCTGCGCTTTGGGGAGCGGGACCTCGTCCTGCCGTTCGATCCGGATCTGGTGCCGCATGCCTACGCAGGCAAGACGCTGGCTCCCTGGCCCAACCGGATTGATTCCGGAACGTACAGCTTCCGCGGCGTGGAGTACTCGGTTCCCGTGAACGAGGCGTCCACCGCAACCGCCCTGCACGGGCTGGTCGTGTGGGCGGACTGGACGGTGGCCGCCCGCTCAGCCAACGCCGTCGTGCTTGAACACACGCTGCACGGCCAGCCGGGCTACCCGCACCAGCTGCTGCTGCGCGCGGAGTTCACACTGAATGCCGAGACCGGACTGACCCTGGTGGTGGAGGCGAGAAATGCCGGCCGCACCGCGGCGCCGTACGGAGTGTCCTCGCATCCCTACCTCACAGTGGACGGCGCTCCGGTGGACGACTGCGAGGTGGCCTTCACGGCTTCGCACGTGCTGATGACCGATGACCGGCTGCTGCCCCTGGAACTGAAGGAAACGGCAGGCACCGAGTTCGACTTTGCGCATCCCCGGACCCTGGGCACCATGAGCCTGGACCACGCCTTCACCGGCCTGCCCGCCCTCTGGCACGTCACCCTGCGGAACCCCGCTACCGGTGCCGCGAGCGTCCTGACTTCGGCGGGCGGGACGGGCGGGTCCGGCTGGCTGCAGGTTTATTCCGGGGAGGAACTCGGCCGGCGCGGCATGGCGGTGGAACCCATGACCTGCCCGCCGGATGCCTTCAACACCGGCACGGACCTGGTGATCCTGGAGCCGGGCGACCGCCATTCTTTTTCGTACTCCA